In one Cyclopterus lumpus isolate fCycLum1 chromosome 24, fCycLum1.pri, whole genome shotgun sequence genomic region, the following are encoded:
- the cd164 gene encoding sialomucin core protein 24 isoform X2: protein MGSKVVFFTVVLALIGASAATESDECPSKLCDSCGTTEGCVWVNCTASTVGCRNTTLLPNTENCTQTNCSGNTTMNSTVVPTTHSGNISTAPSSTSTGTSTISPAPHKNTFDAASFIGGIVLILGLQAVIFFLYKFCKSKERNYHTL from the exons ATGGGCTCGAAGGTGGTGTTTTTCACTGTGGTTCTGGCTCTCATCGGCGCATCAGCCGCGACGGAGTCAG ATGAATGTCCCTCTAAGTTGTGTGATTCATGTGGAACCACTGAAGGCTGCGTGTGGGTTAACTGCACAGCAT cAACTGTTGGCTGTCGCAACACAACTCTTCTGCCTAATACTGAGAACTGCACCCAAACCAACTGCTCAG GCAATACAACGATGAATTCCACCGTTGTACCCACCACTCACAGTGGTAACATCTCCACGGCTCCATCCTCGACTTCAA CTGGAACCAGCACGATCTCTCCTGCCCCTCACAAGAACACCTTTGACGCTGCAAGCTTCATTGGCGGCATCGTGCTGATCCTGGGCCTGCAGGCCGTGATCTTCTTCCTCTACAAGTTCTGCAAGTCCAAGGAACGCAACTACCACACCCTTTGA
- the LOC117727854 gene encoding flap endonuclease GEN homolog 1 isoform X2, producing MLDYLGVPWVTAAGEAEAMCAYLDSQGLVDGCITNDGDAFLYGAQTVYRNFNMNSKDPQVDCYRTSRVQTELHLSRENLVGLAILLGCDYIPKGVLGVGKEQTLRLIQMLKGQTLLQRFMQWKEENAGVFEGVKKVPHCNICRHPGSAKAHERGGCVLCDSKRFCQPQDFDYQCPCDWHHYEQARQDLSFEANIRKKTLASQQFPFTEIIREFLISKDKPVSHFKRRQPNMLLIQKFANDKMEWPKHYTSEKVLVLMTYAELMNRKYGREMSSQIKPLRILKPRVRNAVACFEVIWSAPEHYVFPEDRPAENQHEVRTVEEESLFRVAYPEVVESYLRDKALAEENKTKKKRPKSKKEKPSEVSDGISDLLAQMTLQSSSNTNTQMLIHAISNTDEPEVVVLDTPVNHKKDLKSKEDDRSLGGCPSSPLSRAESEAAASLSVSAVIDALHLSDIDWDALSFTSTPTQQSATKHNTEPKLSKTTDGNVGETKAENTKQKTSDEVKEADSRSAPELCYTDCPLRDRLLMKNTAKVVNQTEAHNDVVSKQLNYELASFKHISSHNSKPNGQIPGKVISELSEEESDVDKKEPLTDKRQCATSKGETNTRSSKHQLGPAAQVKTKDKCNGSQKPPEKYKFVQKAISSSAVAPQRSHSDPGQRDKGRKVPQAAKKSVCMSMCSSSEESDAENQQSGPQRTTQIKPMNKIKDGFLSDFPLKPKKVKPTVRTAPAVQSVQLKPQRCSVDIKINGIPLSTKSRCQDVSAAEVDGGVFLQTPASPVVVLDSDDSAIFSESPLPLAERLRLKFLK from the exons ATGTTGGACTACCTAGGTGTGCCCTGGGTGACAGCTGCTGGGGAAGCTGAGGCCATGTGTGCCTACCTGGACTCACAGGGCCTGGTGGACGGTTGCATCACTAACGATGGAGATGCCTTCTTGTATGGAGCTCAGACTGTCTACAGGAACTTCAACATGAACAGTAAA GACCCACAGGTGGACTGTTACAGGACATCCAGGGTCCAAACAGAGTTGCATCTCTCCAGAGAGAATCTAGTTGGTCTGGCCATCCTCCTTGGCTGTGATTATATTCCTAAA GGCGTTCTAGGTGTTGGTAAAGAGCAAACTCTGAGGCTTATCCAGATGCTGAAAGGACAAACACTTCTGCAGAG GTTTATGcagtggaaggaggagaatgCAGGCGTGTTTGAGGGAGTAAAGAAGGTTCCTCACTGCAACATATGTCGACATCCTG GCTCAGCGAAGGCGCATGAACGTGGCGGCTGTGTGCTTTGCGACAGCAAACGTTTCTGTCAACCTCAGGACTTTGACTACCAGTGTCCTTGTGACTGGCACCACTATGAACAGGCCCGGCAGGACTTGTCTTTTGAGGCAAATATCAGAAA GAAAACTCTGGCAAGTCAACAGTTCCCTTTCACAGAG ATCATTCGTGAGTTTCTGATTTCAAAGGATAAGCCTGTGTCACATTTTAAGAGGAGGCAGCCAAATATGCTGTTGATACAG aaattTGCCAATGACAAGATGGAGTGGCCGAAGCATTACACCAGTGAAAAGGTTTTAGTCCTGATGACCTACGCAGAGTTGATGAACAGAAAATATGGACGTGAAATGTCCTCTCAAATCAAGCCCCTCAG AATATTGAAACCAAGGGTGAGGAATGCCGTCGCTTGCTTCGAGGTCATCTGGAGCGCACCAG AGCATTACGTGTTTCCTGAGGATCGGCCTGCAGAGAATCAACATGAAGTGAGGACGGTGGAGGAAGAGTCTCTCTTCCGTGTGGCCTACCCAGAGGTGGTGGAGAGCTACCTGAGAGACAAAGCTCTGGCCGAAGAGAACAAGACCAAGA agaaaaGGCCAAAGAGTAAAAAGGAGAAGCCATCTGAGGTCTCCGATGGTATTTCAGACCTCTTGGCCCAGATGACCCTTCAGAGTTCctctaacacaaacacacaaatgctgATCCATGCCATTTCAAACACAGATGAACCAGAAGTGGTGGTTTTGGACACTCCGGTTAACCATAAAAAGGATCTGAAGTCAAAAGAAGACGACCGCAGTCTTGGCGGTTGCCCCAGTAGTCCTCTGTCTCGGGCCGAATCAGAGGCTGctgcttcactgtctgtctctgctgttATCGACGCTCTACACCTGAGTGATATTGACTGGGATGCTTTGTCCTTCACATCCACTCCAACTCAACAATCGGCtacaaaacacaacactgagCCCAAACTGAGCAAAACCACAGACGGTAATGTCGGGGAAACAAAGgctgaaaacacaaagcagaaaaCCTCGGATGAAGTCAAAGAAGCCGACTCCAGATCTGCTCCGGAGTTGTGCTACACAGACTGTCCTCTAAGGGACAGGCTGCTCATGAAGAACACAGCGAAGGTTGTAAACCAGACGGAGGCACACAATGACGTGGTCTCAAAGCAACTGAACTATGAGTTGGCTTCtttcaaacacatttcttcTCATAACTCAAAACCAAATGGCCAGATTCCCGGTAAAGTTATTAGTGAATTATCAGAAGAGGAATCTGATGTTGACAAAAAAGAGCCACTCACGGACAAAAGGCAGTGTGCAACGAGTAAGGGAGAAACAAACACTCGCAGCTCTAAACATCAGTTGGGGCCTGCAGCTCAGGTTAAGACAAAGGACAAATGTAATGGCTCCCAAAAGCCTCCTGAGAAATATAAATTTGTCCAAAAAGCCATTTCATCATCTGCTGTCGCACCGCAGAGGAGCCACTCTGACCCAGGGCAACGTGACAAGGGCCGGAAGGTGCCACAGGCCGCCAAGAAGAGCGTGTGCATGAGCATGTGTTCATCAAGCGAGGAAAGTGATGCAGAGAACCAGCAGTCTGGACCTCAAAGAACAACTCAAATCAAGCCCATGAACAAGATCAAGGACGGCTTCCTCTCAGACTTCCCCTTGAAACCTAAAAAAGTCAAACCAACAGTGAGAACGGCTCCCGCTGTTCAGTCAGTACAACTAAAACCTCAGCGCTGCAGTGTAGATATCAAGATAAACGGCATACCTTTATCAACTAAAAGCAGATGCCAGGATGTCTCAGCAGCTGAAGTGGATGG
- the ppil6 gene encoding probable inactive peptidyl-prolyl cis-trans isomerase-like 6: MDSKLNLEIVGLITDHTFCVARSIAEGLKQKFPKAFLDPKIQPLLEFDWHAYLSQKKKELRGEVWQYSSSLMCFLNGLLLGNEKDLACWAENQWSFSFTRPQAFYMALTEDYYTKHLQNNGHRFVFMDIDIAGEAVGKLLFQLFSDVCPKTSKNFEALCTGERGLSQSGLPLCYKGSVFHRVVPNGWVQGGDISPESKGDGGESIYGPTFEDESFAVSHTRRGTLGMANKGPHSNGSQFYITLQPTPWMDKTYVAFGCVVEGVDVLRRLEEALTCNERPKYECKVTDCGVLTF; the protein is encoded by the exons aTGGACTCAAAGTTAAACCTCGAAATTGTTGGCTTAATTACAGACCATACTTTCTGTGTTGCCAGAAGTATTGCCGAG GGACTGAAGCAGAAGTTTCCGAAGGCATTTCTCGATCCAAAAATTCAACCTCTACTGGAATTTGACTGGCACGCATATCTGtctcaaaagaaaaag GAGCTGCGTGGTGAAGTGTGGCAGTACTCCAGCAGCCTGATGTGCTTTCTCAACGGCCTTCTCCTTGGTAATGAGAAGGATCTCGCCTGCTGGGCCGAGAATCAGTGGAGTTTCTCTTTCACTCGGCCACAGGCTTTCTATATGGCTCTCACTGAGGACTACTACACCAAACACCTACAGAACAATGGG CATCGGTTTGTCTTCATGGACATTGACATAGCAGGAGAGGCTGTGGGGAAGTTATTGTTTCAG ctGTTCTCAGATGTTTGTCCAAAGACATCAAAGAACTTTGAGGCTCTGTGCACAGGAGAGCGAGGTCTGTCACAGAGTGGCCTCCCTCTTTGCTACAAGGGCTCTGTGTTTCATCGTGTGGTTCCTAACGGCTGGGTGCAAGGTGGAG ATATTTCTCCAGAGAGTAAAGGTGATGGAGGGGAGTCAATCTATGGACCAACATTTGAAG ATGAGAGCTTTGCCGTGTCCCACACTAGACGGGGCACTCTAGGAATGGCCAATAAGGGTCCCCATAGCAATGGATCCCAGTTTTATATCACCCTGCAGCCAACACCCTGGATGGACAAAACCTATGTTGCCTTTGG TTGTGTGGTTGAGGGTGTCGACGTCCTCAGGAGATTAGAAGAAGCTCTGACTTGCAATGAAAGACCCAAGTATGAATGTAAAGTTACAGATTGTGGAGTGTTGACGTTTTAA
- the cd164 gene encoding sialomucin core protein 24 isoform X1, with product MGSKVVFFTVVLALIGASAATESDECPSKLCDSCGTTEGCVWVNCTASTVGCRNTTLLPNTENCTQTNCSVPATNSSTVAPAPTSPTPVTTSAQTGNTTMNSTVVPTTHSGNISTAPSSTSTGTSTISPAPHKNTFDAASFIGGIVLILGLQAVIFFLYKFCKSKERNYHTL from the exons ATGGGCTCGAAGGTGGTGTTTTTCACTGTGGTTCTGGCTCTCATCGGCGCATCAGCCGCGACGGAGTCAG ATGAATGTCCCTCTAAGTTGTGTGATTCATGTGGAACCACTGAAGGCTGCGTGTGGGTTAACTGCACAGCAT cAACTGTTGGCTGTCGCAACACAACTCTTCTGCCTAATACTGAGAACTGCACCCAAACCAACTGCTCAG TCCCGGCTACAAATTCCTCTACAGTTGCTCCCGCTCCAACCTCCCCTACCCCTGTCACCACCTCAGCCCAAACAG GCAATACAACGATGAATTCCACCGTTGTACCCACCACTCACAGTGGTAACATCTCCACGGCTCCATCCTCGACTTCAA CTGGAACCAGCACGATCTCTCCTGCCCCTCACAAGAACACCTTTGACGCTGCAAGCTTCATTGGCGGCATCGTGCTGATCCTGGGCCTGCAGGCCGTGATCTTCTTCCTCTACAAGTTCTGCAAGTCCAAGGAACGCAACTACCACACCCTTTGA
- the LOC117727854 gene encoding flap endonuclease GEN homolog 1 isoform X1 yields MGVHDLWSIVEPVRESVPLYSLSGMTLAVDLSLWVCEAQHVQAMMGRVTKPHLRNLFFRASSLTLMGVKLVFVMEGEAPKLKAETMSKRTETRYGGFKKASAPKTTINTSRGRFNAVLRECADMLDYLGVPWVTAAGEAEAMCAYLDSQGLVDGCITNDGDAFLYGAQTVYRNFNMNSKDPQVDCYRTSRVQTELHLSRENLVGLAILLGCDYIPKGVLGVGKEQTLRLIQMLKGQTLLQRFMQWKEENAGVFEGVKKVPHCNICRHPGSAKAHERGGCVLCDSKRFCQPQDFDYQCPCDWHHYEQARQDLSFEANIRKKTLASQQFPFTEIIREFLISKDKPVSHFKRRQPNMLLIQKFANDKMEWPKHYTSEKVLVLMTYAELMNRKYGREMSSQIKPLRILKPRVRNAVACFEVIWSAPEHYVFPEDRPAENQHEVRTVEEESLFRVAYPEVVESYLRDKALAEENKTKKKRPKSKKEKPSEVSDGISDLLAQMTLQSSSNTNTQMLIHAISNTDEPEVVVLDTPVNHKKDLKSKEDDRSLGGCPSSPLSRAESEAAASLSVSAVIDALHLSDIDWDALSFTSTPTQQSATKHNTEPKLSKTTDGNVGETKAENTKQKTSDEVKEADSRSAPELCYTDCPLRDRLLMKNTAKVVNQTEAHNDVVSKQLNYELASFKHISSHNSKPNGQIPGKVISELSEEESDVDKKEPLTDKRQCATSKGETNTRSSKHQLGPAAQVKTKDKCNGSQKPPEKYKFVQKAISSSAVAPQRSHSDPGQRDKGRKVPQAAKKSVCMSMCSSSEESDAENQQSGPQRTTQIKPMNKIKDGFLSDFPLKPKKVKPTVRTAPAVQSVQLKPQRCSVDIKINGIPLSTKSRCQDVSAAEVDGGVFLQTPASPVVVLDSDDSAIFSESPLPLAERLRLKFLK; encoded by the exons ATGGGTGTTCACGACTTGTGGTCCATCGTGGAGCCGGTTCGTGAGTCGGTGCCGCTGTACAGTTTGAGCGGAATGACTCTGGCAGTGGACCTGAGTTTATGGGTGTGCGAGGCCCAGCATGTCCAAGCGATGATGGGGAGAGTTACCAAGCCCCACCTGAG GAATTTATTTTTCAGGGCGTCATCCCTCACCCTTATGGGAGTAAAGCTGGTCTTTGTGATGGAAGGAGAAGCCCCTAAACTGAAAGCAGAAACCATGAGCAAGAGGACAGAAACAAGATATGGAGGATTCAAAAAGGCTTCTGCCCCTAAGACTACAATAaacaccagcagagggcgctttAACGCTGTACTCCGTGAG TGTGCAGACATGTTGGACTACCTAGGTGTGCCCTGGGTGACAGCTGCTGGGGAAGCTGAGGCCATGTGTGCCTACCTGGACTCACAGGGCCTGGTGGACGGTTGCATCACTAACGATGGAGATGCCTTCTTGTATGGAGCTCAGACTGTCTACAGGAACTTCAACATGAACAGTAAA GACCCACAGGTGGACTGTTACAGGACATCCAGGGTCCAAACAGAGTTGCATCTCTCCAGAGAGAATCTAGTTGGTCTGGCCATCCTCCTTGGCTGTGATTATATTCCTAAA GGCGTTCTAGGTGTTGGTAAAGAGCAAACTCTGAGGCTTATCCAGATGCTGAAAGGACAAACACTTCTGCAGAG GTTTATGcagtggaaggaggagaatgCAGGCGTGTTTGAGGGAGTAAAGAAGGTTCCTCACTGCAACATATGTCGACATCCTG GCTCAGCGAAGGCGCATGAACGTGGCGGCTGTGTGCTTTGCGACAGCAAACGTTTCTGTCAACCTCAGGACTTTGACTACCAGTGTCCTTGTGACTGGCACCACTATGAACAGGCCCGGCAGGACTTGTCTTTTGAGGCAAATATCAGAAA GAAAACTCTGGCAAGTCAACAGTTCCCTTTCACAGAG ATCATTCGTGAGTTTCTGATTTCAAAGGATAAGCCTGTGTCACATTTTAAGAGGAGGCAGCCAAATATGCTGTTGATACAG aaattTGCCAATGACAAGATGGAGTGGCCGAAGCATTACACCAGTGAAAAGGTTTTAGTCCTGATGACCTACGCAGAGTTGATGAACAGAAAATATGGACGTGAAATGTCCTCTCAAATCAAGCCCCTCAG AATATTGAAACCAAGGGTGAGGAATGCCGTCGCTTGCTTCGAGGTCATCTGGAGCGCACCAG AGCATTACGTGTTTCCTGAGGATCGGCCTGCAGAGAATCAACATGAAGTGAGGACGGTGGAGGAAGAGTCTCTCTTCCGTGTGGCCTACCCAGAGGTGGTGGAGAGCTACCTGAGAGACAAAGCTCTGGCCGAAGAGAACAAGACCAAGA agaaaaGGCCAAAGAGTAAAAAGGAGAAGCCATCTGAGGTCTCCGATGGTATTTCAGACCTCTTGGCCCAGATGACCCTTCAGAGTTCctctaacacaaacacacaaatgctgATCCATGCCATTTCAAACACAGATGAACCAGAAGTGGTGGTTTTGGACACTCCGGTTAACCATAAAAAGGATCTGAAGTCAAAAGAAGACGACCGCAGTCTTGGCGGTTGCCCCAGTAGTCCTCTGTCTCGGGCCGAATCAGAGGCTGctgcttcactgtctgtctctgctgttATCGACGCTCTACACCTGAGTGATATTGACTGGGATGCTTTGTCCTTCACATCCACTCCAACTCAACAATCGGCtacaaaacacaacactgagCCCAAACTGAGCAAAACCACAGACGGTAATGTCGGGGAAACAAAGgctgaaaacacaaagcagaaaaCCTCGGATGAAGTCAAAGAAGCCGACTCCAGATCTGCTCCGGAGTTGTGCTACACAGACTGTCCTCTAAGGGACAGGCTGCTCATGAAGAACACAGCGAAGGTTGTAAACCAGACGGAGGCACACAATGACGTGGTCTCAAAGCAACTGAACTATGAGTTGGCTTCtttcaaacacatttcttcTCATAACTCAAAACCAAATGGCCAGATTCCCGGTAAAGTTATTAGTGAATTATCAGAAGAGGAATCTGATGTTGACAAAAAAGAGCCACTCACGGACAAAAGGCAGTGTGCAACGAGTAAGGGAGAAACAAACACTCGCAGCTCTAAACATCAGTTGGGGCCTGCAGCTCAGGTTAAGACAAAGGACAAATGTAATGGCTCCCAAAAGCCTCCTGAGAAATATAAATTTGTCCAAAAAGCCATTTCATCATCTGCTGTCGCACCGCAGAGGAGCCACTCTGACCCAGGGCAACGTGACAAGGGCCGGAAGGTGCCACAGGCCGCCAAGAAGAGCGTGTGCATGAGCATGTGTTCATCAAGCGAGGAAAGTGATGCAGAGAACCAGCAGTCTGGACCTCAAAGAACAACTCAAATCAAGCCCATGAACAAGATCAAGGACGGCTTCCTCTCAGACTTCCCCTTGAAACCTAAAAAAGTCAAACCAACAGTGAGAACGGCTCCCGCTGTTCAGTCAGTACAACTAAAACCTCAGCGCTGCAGTGTAGATATCAAGATAAACGGCATACCTTTATCAACTAAAAGCAGATGCCAGGATGTCTCAGCAGCTGAAGTGGATGG